One genomic window of Punica granatum isolate Tunisia-2019 chromosome 1, ASM765513v2, whole genome shotgun sequence includes the following:
- the LOC116207903 gene encoding DDT domain-containing protein DDR4 isoform X2: MPDRHRRTAAEEDEAASGRDKKKAKVDEGGGHEAVVVLDGSDVAMEKELRRLREQWELASVLNFLCVFEPIMEKAPKISAEEIETAIIRPNDLLVQLHVKLLKGIPPVSKTLNCCDAWLTILRKKLNPWWPWVAEGEIPLQAANGEEMSKYKELDPIERLLILKALCELRLEQDDAVSHVNDVLQDGNQISFFRKAQVADDGNGTSYWYEGNAVIGHRLYQAIVKSDLSKNSKSKMESNYTVGSVQPAMSFQWETVATNLEEFRQVADELASSKERAKVAISGIIESDMIPVLERLKKKKENALKRIERQKMHLSSRITSYASVSSRSCRSHRLITYTYDDYDRAIDEAIRVTQKRKKKRGEEHAKQSKQGELRVEVSISDGGSDEDTDSNNKYHSSRSKTSIEERKEPEDDEDDGEDGEYDGAKEEVSEMSLDLFESDKENDRLGYRLKAPGVKWSKRLAGVTNQKAKETMKPNTRNLLRQRPVQNSAFDSIVVPDSDDAEN, encoded by the exons ATGCCCGATCGTCATCGGAGGACGGCGGCGGAAGAGGACGAGGCTGCCTCTGGAAGGGACAAGAAGAAGGCGAAGGTCGATGAAGGAGGCGGCCACGAGGCGGTGGTGGTCCTGGACGGGTCAGACGTAGCGATGGAGAAGGAACTGAGGAGGTTGCGGGAGCAGTGGGAACTAGCTTCTGTTCTCAACTTCTTATGC GTTTTCGAGCCGATCATGGAGAAGGCTCCGAAGATTTCTGCCGAGGAGATCGAGACCGCTATCATCAGGCCCAACGATTTGCTTGTGCAGCTACACGTGAAACTTTTGAAG GGGATACCGCCTGTGAGCAAAACTCTGAACTGTTGTGATGCCTGGCTGACCATACTCCGCAAGAAACTCAATCCATGGTGGCCGTGG GTTGCTGAGGGTGAAATTCCTCTACAAGCAGCTAATGG AGAGGAGATGTCTAAATACAAAGAACTTGATCCCATTGAACGCCTGTTGATTCTGAAAGCTCTTTGTGAACTTCGACTGGAG CAAGATGATGCAGTTTCTCATGTAAACGATGTCCTTCAAGATGGAAATCAGATATCTTTCTTCCGCAAAGCGCAAGTTGCTGATGATGGAAATGGGACGTCTTACTG GTATGAGGGGAATGCTGTGATTGGGCATCGACTGTACCAGGCAATAGTCAAATCAGATCTCTCGAAAAATTCTAAATCGAAGATGGAGAGTAATTATACAGTGGGTTCTGTTCAACCAGCTATGAGTTTTCAATGGGAAACAGTAGCTACTAATCTTGAGGAATTTCGTCAAGTTGCA GATGAACTTGCATCGAGCAAAGAGAGAGCCAAAGTTGCTATCAGTGGGATCATAGAGTCTGACATGATACCTGTGCTTGAGAGACTAAAGAAG AAGAAAGAGAATGCACTGAAGCGGATAGAAAGGCAAAAGATGCATCTCAGTAGCCGTATAACTTCTTATGCGTCTGTGTCTTCTCGATCCTGTCGTAGTCACAGGCTTATTACTTACACATATG ATGACTATGATCGTGCCATTGATGAAGCTATACGAGTGACACA gaagaggaagaagaagagaggtgAAGAGCATGCAAAACAAAGCAAACAGGGTGAGCTCCGAGTGGAAGTCAGCATATCTGATGGGGGGTCTGATGAGGACACAGATTCGAACAACAAATATCATTCTTCGAGAAGTAAGACATCAATTGAGGAGCGCAAAGAACCTgaagatgatgaggatgatggAGAGGATGGGGAATATGATGGTGCAAAGGAGGAAGTGAGTGAGATGAGTCTTGACTTGTTTGAGTCGGACAAGGAAAACGATAGGCTGGGGTATCGTCTGAAGGCACCTGGAGTTAAGTGGAGCAAAAGACTAGCTGGAGTCACCAATCAGAAAGCCAAAGAAACCATGAAGCCGAACACGAGGAACCTTCTAAGGCAAAGACCTGTCCAAAACTCTGCTTTTGATTCTATCGTAGTTCCTGACTCGGATGATGCAGAGAACTAG
- the LOC116207903 gene encoding DDT domain-containing protein DDR4 isoform X1, whose translation MPDRHRRTAAEEDEAASGRDKKKAKVDEGGGHEAVVVLDGSDVAMEKELRRLREQWELASVLNFLCVFEPIMEKAPKISAEEIETAIIRPNDLLVQLHVKLLKGIPPVSKTLNCCDAWLTILRKKLNPWWPWVAEGEIPLQAANGEEMSKYKELDPIERLLILKALCELRLEQDDAVSHVNDVLQDGNQISFFRKAQVADDGNGTSYWYEGNAVIGHRLYQAIVKSDLSKNSKSKMESNYTVGSVQPAMSFQWETVATNLEEFRQVADELASSKERAKVAISGIIESDMIPVLERLKKKKENALKRIERQKMHLSSRITSYASVSSRSCRSHRLITYTYADDYDRAIDEAIRVTQKRKKKRGEEHAKQSKQGELRVEVSISDGGSDEDTDSNNKYHSSRSKTSIEERKEPEDDEDDGEDGEYDGAKEEVSEMSLDLFESDKENDRLGYRLKAPGVKWSKRLAGVTNQKAKETMKPNTRNLLRQRPVQNSAFDSIVVPDSDDAEN comes from the exons ATGCCCGATCGTCATCGGAGGACGGCGGCGGAAGAGGACGAGGCTGCCTCTGGAAGGGACAAGAAGAAGGCGAAGGTCGATGAAGGAGGCGGCCACGAGGCGGTGGTGGTCCTGGACGGGTCAGACGTAGCGATGGAGAAGGAACTGAGGAGGTTGCGGGAGCAGTGGGAACTAGCTTCTGTTCTCAACTTCTTATGC GTTTTCGAGCCGATCATGGAGAAGGCTCCGAAGATTTCTGCCGAGGAGATCGAGACCGCTATCATCAGGCCCAACGATTTGCTTGTGCAGCTACACGTGAAACTTTTGAAG GGGATACCGCCTGTGAGCAAAACTCTGAACTGTTGTGATGCCTGGCTGACCATACTCCGCAAGAAACTCAATCCATGGTGGCCGTGG GTTGCTGAGGGTGAAATTCCTCTACAAGCAGCTAATGG AGAGGAGATGTCTAAATACAAAGAACTTGATCCCATTGAACGCCTGTTGATTCTGAAAGCTCTTTGTGAACTTCGACTGGAG CAAGATGATGCAGTTTCTCATGTAAACGATGTCCTTCAAGATGGAAATCAGATATCTTTCTTCCGCAAAGCGCAAGTTGCTGATGATGGAAATGGGACGTCTTACTG GTATGAGGGGAATGCTGTGATTGGGCATCGACTGTACCAGGCAATAGTCAAATCAGATCTCTCGAAAAATTCTAAATCGAAGATGGAGAGTAATTATACAGTGGGTTCTGTTCAACCAGCTATGAGTTTTCAATGGGAAACAGTAGCTACTAATCTTGAGGAATTTCGTCAAGTTGCA GATGAACTTGCATCGAGCAAAGAGAGAGCCAAAGTTGCTATCAGTGGGATCATAGAGTCTGACATGATACCTGTGCTTGAGAGACTAAAGAAG AAGAAAGAGAATGCACTGAAGCGGATAGAAAGGCAAAAGATGCATCTCAGTAGCCGTATAACTTCTTATGCGTCTGTGTCTTCTCGATCCTGTCGTAGTCACAGGCTTATTACTTACACATATG CAGATGACTATGATCGTGCCATTGATGAAGCTATACGAGTGACACA gaagaggaagaagaagagaggtgAAGAGCATGCAAAACAAAGCAAACAGGGTGAGCTCCGAGTGGAAGTCAGCATATCTGATGGGGGGTCTGATGAGGACACAGATTCGAACAACAAATATCATTCTTCGAGAAGTAAGACATCAATTGAGGAGCGCAAAGAACCTgaagatgatgaggatgatggAGAGGATGGGGAATATGATGGTGCAAAGGAGGAAGTGAGTGAGATGAGTCTTGACTTGTTTGAGTCGGACAAGGAAAACGATAGGCTGGGGTATCGTCTGAAGGCACCTGGAGTTAAGTGGAGCAAAAGACTAGCTGGAGTCACCAATCAGAAAGCCAAAGAAACCATGAAGCCGAACACGAGGAACCTTCTAAGGCAAAGACCTGTCCAAAACTCTGCTTTTGATTCTATCGTAGTTCCTGACTCGGATGATGCAGAGAACTAG